From Salinibacterium sp. ZJ450, one genomic window encodes:
- a CDS encoding hydroxymethylglutaryl-CoA lyase — protein MTAVSIVEVGPRDGLQNEPRIAPTSAKVDLIARLVAAGATRIEVASFVHPRLVPAMADAEDVMARVERNPAVRYIGLALNERGARRAIDAGVDEVNFAIPTTEAFAMANQNTTREHLLSELELIGAATADAGIALSVTIAVAFGCPFTGRVDPENVGAMAAAVQQRAEIDELAIADTIGCGVPSQVRQLFALKEVRAARRLRAHFHETRHTAIANAFAALDTGVEALDSSVGGLGGCPFAPGAAGNVATEDLVWALESAGVTTGIDAEAATAAGRMICDVIGVGPRSGLAHAGVFPPLHPAAVPKQQVHPGC, from the coding sequence ATGACAGCAGTCTCAATCGTCGAGGTGGGCCCGCGCGACGGGTTGCAGAACGAGCCGAGAATCGCGCCAACGAGCGCGAAAGTCGACCTGATCGCCCGACTCGTCGCAGCCGGAGCCACGCGCATCGAGGTGGCATCCTTCGTGCACCCGCGTCTGGTTCCGGCGATGGCCGATGCAGAAGACGTCATGGCGCGGGTGGAGCGGAACCCGGCCGTGCGCTACATCGGTCTCGCCCTGAACGAACGCGGTGCGCGACGAGCGATCGATGCCGGCGTCGATGAGGTCAATTTCGCCATCCCCACGACGGAGGCGTTCGCGATGGCCAACCAGAACACCACGCGTGAACACCTGCTCTCCGAGCTCGAGCTGATCGGTGCCGCCACAGCGGACGCGGGCATCGCGCTGAGCGTGACGATCGCTGTCGCGTTCGGCTGTCCCTTCACGGGGCGAGTCGATCCGGAGAACGTCGGCGCCATGGCGGCGGCCGTCCAGCAACGCGCCGAAATCGACGAGCTCGCCATCGCGGACACGATCGGTTGCGGCGTGCCGTCGCAGGTACGACAGTTGTTCGCGCTGAAGGAGGTGCGAGCCGCACGTCGGCTGCGTGCACACTTCCACGAAACGCGTCACACCGCGATCGCCAACGCCTTTGCCGCACTCGACACAGGAGTGGAGGCGCTCGATTCCAGCGTGGGCGGCCTGGGCGGATGTCCCTTCGCGCCCGGCGCCGCCGGTAACGTTGCGACCGAAGACCTCGTATGGGCGCTCGAGTCCGCCGGGGTCACGACGGGGATCGACGCGGAGGCCGCCACCGCGGCCGGCCGCATGATCTGCGACGTCATCGGGGTGGGACCGCGTTCGGGTCTCGCACATGCGGGCGTTTTCCCCCCTCTGCACCCCGCCGCTGTGCCGAAGCAACAGGTCCACCCCGGCTGTTGA
- a CDS encoding P-loop NTPase fold protein, giving the protein MTDSKTPPVDNPIKSSNEDVLGRALVAHDFARSIRQIDASQGIVIGVLGAWGHGKSSFVNLMREQFAEEPELPVIEFNPWMFSGTQQLTDVFFREIAAELRLKDTTKFGAIAEGLDKYGDVLSPLAVIPWFGGWFDRAFNATKTAAAWWNNRKKGSRTFRDIVTSALEQLTHPIVVVIDDIDRLTTAEIRDMFRLVRLTASFPNVVYVLAFDRLRVEQALTEDGVPGRSYLEKIVQLSFDVPAIPREILRSQVFERLSAVLEDVEDFRFNQSAWADVYFEIVEPLMKSLRDATRLALSARPTIRALGGEVETVDLLALEAIRVFRPELFQQLHACRTTLTETHAPFARTETGRGKADMERLLDVAGEDADLIRHLVRRVFPAALFYTENTSYGSDFLDTWKREHRVAHIAYLDLYFSRTAPDELDAFRHAERAYALFADADGLGAYLDSLQPEKLEDVISALGMFKDEYPAEAVVPASVALLNRISKIPERRGRGVFDSIRPDSLVARVVLRLLQRLDDDAARERAVREILPRVASFSSQEMLIRDARSGLVSEEAATELESNLIARVLREHSPVPQDEWALLHVYHLVAEHEGDAYVPPSFSDPVEIRALIQSARSVARSQSIDSRTVREEERLVWDSLLRVVGGEEALNSAIVLLRQSDGDVPLVQLAEKYAGGWRPKEV; this is encoded by the coding sequence TTGACCGATTCGAAGACTCCGCCCGTTGACAACCCGATCAAGTCCTCGAACGAGGACGTCCTCGGCCGTGCGCTCGTTGCACACGATTTCGCTCGCTCAATTCGTCAGATTGACGCATCGCAGGGCATCGTCATTGGTGTGCTCGGCGCTTGGGGCCATGGGAAGAGCTCCTTCGTGAATCTGATGAGGGAGCAGTTCGCCGAAGAGCCGGAACTGCCGGTCATTGAGTTCAACCCCTGGATGTTCTCAGGTACTCAGCAGCTTACGGACGTCTTCTTCCGCGAGATCGCCGCGGAGTTGCGCCTCAAAGACACGACGAAGTTTGGTGCGATCGCCGAGGGCCTTGATAAATACGGCGATGTGCTCAGTCCTCTCGCCGTGATTCCATGGTTCGGGGGCTGGTTTGACCGCGCGTTCAATGCGACAAAGACCGCGGCGGCATGGTGGAACAACCGAAAGAAGGGCAGCCGGACTTTTCGCGACATCGTTACCTCTGCACTGGAGCAGCTCACCCACCCCATTGTCGTCGTGATCGACGACATTGACCGACTGACGACCGCTGAGATTCGCGACATGTTTAGGCTCGTGCGGCTCACGGCGAGCTTTCCCAATGTTGTCTACGTGCTCGCGTTCGATCGGCTACGTGTCGAGCAGGCGTTGACCGAAGATGGGGTGCCGGGACGGTCGTACCTCGAGAAAATCGTGCAGCTCAGTTTTGACGTGCCCGCGATCCCTCGCGAAATTCTTCGCTCGCAGGTCTTTGAACGGCTGAGCGCGGTTCTGGAGGACGTCGAAGATTTCCGCTTCAATCAAAGCGCGTGGGCCGACGTCTACTTTGAAATTGTCGAGCCGCTGATGAAAAGTTTGCGGGACGCAACGAGGCTCGCCTTATCCGCGCGACCGACGATCCGGGCGCTTGGCGGCGAGGTGGAGACGGTCGACCTACTGGCACTTGAAGCCATCCGTGTGTTCCGCCCGGAGCTGTTCCAACAGCTGCACGCGTGCCGCACGACACTCACGGAGACGCATGCCCCCTTCGCACGCACGGAAACGGGACGCGGCAAGGCCGACATGGAGAGACTCCTCGACGTTGCCGGTGAGGATGCCGACCTAATCCGGCATCTCGTCCGTCGGGTCTTTCCCGCGGCCCTCTTCTACACCGAAAACACTAGCTACGGTTCAGACTTCCTCGACACTTGGAAACGCGAGCACCGGGTGGCTCACATTGCGTACCTCGACCTGTATTTCAGTCGAACGGCTCCCGACGAGTTGGACGCCTTCCGTCACGCTGAGCGAGCGTACGCCCTGTTCGCCGACGCCGATGGACTCGGCGCCTATCTCGACTCGCTACAACCCGAAAAACTCGAGGACGTCATTTCGGCGCTGGGGATGTTCAAGGACGAATACCCCGCCGAGGCTGTTGTTCCCGCGTCAGTGGCACTCCTCAATCGAATCAGCAAAATTCCGGAACGACGTGGACGGGGCGTGTTCGACAGCATAAGACCGGACAGCCTCGTTGCCCGGGTCGTTCTCCGGCTACTCCAACGACTCGACGACGATGCAGCGAGGGAGCGTGCCGTCCGCGAGATCCTGCCTCGAGTTGCATCATTCTCCTCGCAGGAAATGCTAATTCGCGACGCAAGGAGTGGGCTGGTTTCGGAAGAGGCAGCCACCGAGTTGGAGTCGAACCTAATCGCGCGGGTGCTTCGAGAGCACTCTCCCGTCCCGCAAGACGAATGGGCCCTGCTCCATGTGTACCATCTGGTCGCAGAACACGAAGGCGACGCCTACGTTCCGCCGAGCTTCTCTGATCCCGTCGAAATTCGAGCCCTTATTCAGTCCGCTCGATCTGTGGCCCGGTCCCAGTCGATCGATTCCAGAACTGTCCGGGAAGAGGAACGGCTCGTGTGGGACAGTCTTCTTCGCGTGGTTGGCGGTGAGGAAGCCCTCAACTCCGCAATCGTCCTGCTCAGGCAATCAGACGGGGACGTGCCGCTGGTCCAACTCGCAGAGAAGTACGCGGGCGGGTGGCGACCAAAAGAGGTCTGA
- a CDS encoding site-specific integrase has translation MARARDLLAGIFDDAIEDNRVTKNPARGIIIKKKPIPDEVFLTHMQVEALAVSSRYPDLIRFLAYTGLRWGEATALRVRNIDVARRRVNIREAVAEVNGKHILGGVKSHERRTVAFPDFLDADVAAACTGKTHDARLWDADGGSFLRPGQAQNGWFAAAVKRCMAADSDFRRVTPHDLRHTAASLAISAGANVKVVQRMLGHKSAKVTLDTYAALFPNDLDNVTQALSRQRSEQF, from the coding sequence GTGGCACGCGCGCGCGATTTGCTCGCCGGCATCTTCGATGATGCAATCGAGGACAACCGCGTCACGAAGAACCCGGCACGGGGCATCATCATCAAGAAAAAGCCGATCCCTGATGAAGTGTTCCTTACGCACATGCAGGTCGAGGCGCTGGCGGTTTCTTCGCGCTACCCCGACCTGATTCGGTTCCTCGCCTACACAGGCCTGAGGTGGGGCGAGGCAACAGCGCTGCGGGTGCGGAACATCGACGTCGCACGGCGGAGGGTGAACATCCGTGAAGCCGTCGCGGAGGTCAACGGCAAGCACATCCTCGGCGGTGTGAAATCTCACGAGCGGCGCACGGTCGCCTTCCCGGATTTTCTCGACGCCGACGTCGCTGCCGCGTGTACAGGCAAGACGCACGACGCGCGCCTGTGGGACGCCGACGGCGGCAGCTTCCTCCGACCAGGTCAGGCGCAGAACGGCTGGTTCGCCGCAGCTGTGAAGCGCTGCATGGCTGCTGATTCTGACTTCCGTCGTGTCACGCCTCATGACCTGAGGCACACCGCGGCTTCCCTAGCGATCAGCGCTGGCGCGAACGTCAAGGTAGTGCAACGGATGCTCGGTCACAAGTCGGCCAAGGTTACCCTCGACACCTACGCGGCGCTGTTCCCCAACGACCTGGACAACGTGACTCAGGCGCTTAGTCGCCAGCGCTCAGAGCAGTTCTGA